Sequence from the Exiguobacterium aurantiacum genome:
ATTTATCGATACGAGCCTTTTCTTCGGCGACAAATGTGTAAGTTTCCATTACGATTGTCCCCTTTCTTTGTTTAGTTTTTCTTCGAACAAGACGCCGATGATCATAAAGATGACCCCGAACGTGAGCGCCATATCGGCGACATTAAAGATGGGGAAGTTATAGCCGAACGGGTACGTGTCGACAAAATCGACGACTTCGCCGCGGAAGAGACGGTCGATGAAGTTCCCGATCGCACCGGCGAGCAGTAACCCGACGCTATAACCGAGCAAATCGAAGCCGTTCACTTCTTTATGCAAGAAGTAAATCAACCCGACGACGACGATGGCGGTGACGATG
This genomic interval carries:
- the lspA gene encoding signal peptidase II, whose product is MKRYYGLALFLILFDQVTKWIVVQTMTIGQSIELIPGLLYLTSYRNKGAAWGMLEGQMVFFFIVTAIVVVGLIYFLHKEVNGFDLLGYSVGLLLAGAIGNFIDRLFRGEVVDFVDTYPFGYNFPIFNVADMALTFGVIFMIIGVLFEEKLNKERGQS